In one window of Musa acuminata AAA Group cultivar baxijiao chromosome BXJ3-2, Cavendish_Baxijiao_AAA, whole genome shotgun sequence DNA:
- the LOC103976622 gene encoding uncharacterized protein LOC103976622, producing the protein MAGPEQDDGCGGEFERDRQTHASSSFVWDDGSKLYYHASSGFYHDPSAGWYYSSRDGLYYTFEDGRYIPLPCDEKGKETHALENARCDSPWTTQDKASGVEENPTADGMVCPPSEWLEETLIDLYLSGCSNRNAHADVSSTCLQTDDASSEEKNWQAQYGQVVRSDDEGMPCFPVVDLWDWEMVTKPVKKSNIVSKLIGRTVRCSNKLHPSVSAGGLVKTAAIDAVHLDLVHVASGKVYRLRSPNRRYLASISTFDSSNPTKDWGFPDLYANFQSVVFHTLDPKCQSYLANEVIGEVSSSMIDKVPNTLEKHQNFTYKDRAAARRTLHGDFSIGPGQKDTENRSFDEASSPSRYSSAEDAAAEAINMSFGSGSYARRILENMGWNDGEGLGNSRKGILEPLHAVGNKGCAGLGWSDSLRHAS; encoded by the exons ATGGCGGGGCCGGAGCAGGACGACGGTTGCGGTGGAGAGTTCGAGAGAGATCGGCAAACCCATGCCTCTTCATCCTTCGTGTGGGACGACGGTTCGAAGCTTTACTACCACGCCAG TAGTGGGTTTTATCATGATCCCAGTGCTGGATGGTACTATAGCAGTAGAGATGGTCTTTATTACACATTTGAAGATGGAAGATACATTCCACTGCCATGCGATGAG AAGGGCAAGGAAACTCATGCTCTTGAAAATGCAAGATGTGATTCCCCTTGGACCACTCAAGATAAGGCAT CTGGTGTAGAAGAAAACCCAACAGCTGATGGGATGGTATGTCCACCATCAGAATG GTTAGAAGAAACGCTGATTGATCTCTATTTGTCTGGTTGTTCCAACCGAAATGCCCATGCTGATGTCTCATCAACTTGTCTGCAAACAGATG ATGCTTCATCAGAGGAGAAAAACTGGCAGGCTCAATATGGTCAAGTAGTTAGATCTGATGATGAGGGCATGCCGTGTTTTCCAGTTGTTGATCTTTGGGACTGGGAGATGGTTACTAAACCTGTGAAGAAAAGCAACATAGTCTCCAAACTGATTGGCAGGACGGTTAGATGTTCTAACAAGTTGCATCCTTCTGTGTCTGCTGGTGGTCTTGTGAAAACTGCTGCCATCGATGCGGTTCATCTGGATCTGGTGCATGTTGCTTCAG GAAAGGTTTACCGGTTGAGGAGTCCAAACAGAAGATACTTGGCTTCTATATCAACATTTGATTCTTCCAACCCCACAAAGGATTGGGGTTTTCCTGATTTGTATGCCAATTTTCAGAGTGTTGTGTTTCACACATTGGATCCAAAATGCCAATCCTATCTTGCAAATGAAGTCATTGGTGAAGTATCGTCTTCTATGATTGACAAAGTTCCTAACACATTGGAGAAG CACCAAAATTTTACTTATAAAGATAGAGCTGCTGCGAGGAGAACGTTACATGGTGATTTCAGTATAGGTCCTGGACAAAAGGACACTGAGAATAGATCTTTTGATGAAGCTAGCTCACCTTCACGATATTCCAGTGCAGAAGATGCTGCTGCAGAAGCCATAAATATGTCATTTGGAAGTGGAAGTTATGCCAGAAGAATTCTAGAAAACATGGGGTGGAATGAT GGAGAAGGTCTAGGGAATAGCAGAAAAGGTATTTTGGAGCCGCTGCATGCTGTTGGTAACAAGGGCTGTGCTGGTTTGGGATGGAGCGACTCCCTGCGGCATGCTTCGTAG